One segment of Sesamum indicum cultivar Zhongzhi No. 13 linkage group LG4, S_indicum_v1.0, whole genome shotgun sequence DNA contains the following:
- the LOC105160977 gene encoding triphosphate tunel metalloenzyme 3, giving the protein MEMEVKFRLPNKSSHQKLLSVLSPFYITTRHQHNEFLDGSAYELSSQRAVLLLRLYEQTRVPECIVCLKAKPVLADGVSCMEMEYEDLDPAIFKACLDDPQKLMQVDLRVVRRVKEEFGVKRFVGLGGFRNVRKVHKWKGVKLDVDEAKYEFGEMYEVECETLEPERVKKMLEEFFKENGIEYSYSVMSKFAVFRAGKLPSS; this is encoded by the coding sequence ATGGAGATGGAAGTGAAGTTCCGACTCCCAAACAAGTCCTCCCACCAGAAGCTCCTCTCTGTACTCTCTCCATTCTACATTACGACTCGCCACCAACACAACGAGTTCCTTGATGGCTCAGCTTACGAGCTGAGCTCGCAGCGAGCTGTGCTCCTTCTCCGCTTGTACGAGCAAACTCGCGTACCTGAATGCATCGTTTGCCTCAAGGCCAAACCCGTGCTCGCTGATGGCGTCAGCTGTATGGAGATGGAGTATGAGGATTTGGACCCTGCAATCTTTAAGGCATGTTTGGATGATCCCCAGAAACTAATGCAAGTGGATTTGAGGGTTGTGAGGAGGGTAAAAGAGGAGTTCGGGGTTAAGAGATTTGTGGGGTTAGGAGGGTTTAGGAACGTGAGAAAGGTGCATAAGTGGAAAGGGGTGAAATTGGACGTGGATGAGGCTAAATACGAGTTTGGAGAAATGTATGAGGTGGAGTGCGAGACTTTAGAGCCTGAGAGAGTGAAGAAGATGTTGGAAGAATTCTTCAAGGAAAATGGAATTGAATACTCTTATTCGGTTATGTCCAAGTTTGCAGTTTTCCGAGCCGGAAAGTTGCCTTCTTCCTAA
- the LOC105160867 gene encoding triphosphate tunel metalloenzyme 3-like yields the protein MEVEVKFRLPNKSSHQKLLSLLSQLHITTLYQLNVFVDGSAYELSSQRAVLLLRLYEQPRTPQCVICLKAKPVLADGVSHIEMEYEEPDPAIFKACLDDPQKLMLVESRVLRKVKEEFGVKRFVGLGGFRNVRNVYKWKGVKLEVDEAKYEFGEMYEVECETSEPERVKKMIEQFFTENGIEYSYSVMSKFAVFQAGKLPS from the coding sequence ATGGAGGTGGAAGTGAAGTTCCGACTCCCAAACAAGTCCTCCCACCAGAAGCTCCTCTCCCTACTCTCTCAACTCCATATCACAACTCTCTACCAACTCAACGTGTTCGTTGATGGCTCAGCTTACGAGCTGAGCTCGCAGCGAGCTGTGCTCCTTCTCCGCTTGTACGAGCAACCCCGGACACCCCAGTGCGTCATTTGCCTGAAGGCGAAACCGGTGCTCGCTGATGGCGTCAGCCATATCGAGATGGAGTATGAGGAACCGGACCCTGCAATCTTTAAGGCGTGTTTGGATGACCCCCAGAAACTAATGCTGGTGGAATCGAGGGTTTTGAGGAAGGTAAAGGAGGAATTCGGGGTTAAGAGATTTGTGGGGTTAGGAGGGTTTAGGAATGTGAGAAACGTGTATAAGTGGAAAGGAGTGAAGCTTGAAGTGGATGAGGCTAAATACGAGTTTGGAGAAATGTATGAGGTGGAGTGCGAGACTTCAGAGCCTGAGAGAGTGAAGAAGATGATAGAACAATTCTTCACAGAGAATGGAATTGAATACTCTTATTCAGTTATGTCCAAGTTTGCAGTTTTCCAAGCCGGAAAGTTGCCTTCCTAA